A genomic window from Cytobacillus suaedae includes:
- a CDS encoding HD family phosphohydrolase, with amino-acid sequence MSSKYFSHIHRIIDILKRFRFLHIVIYSILATVMYIAMFSNVKPEQLNLDLFTVSENTIRSPITIEDKVSTEKKQKKAADEVEDVYTLKREYAQNRIDLVRSIFSSVDEVNEEIIEEYELKNSELEKAQVGEDGGQNEVKPLVPTTSEKLIRLKSILSSDLSKDLSDELLITLLNAKPEHLVRAKDATVTAVNNIMNKSIPASGVEKAKNSVEAELQYTSLDSSLKNSMVELAKYAVIQNVYYDPVATEEKRQQAIDSVEPVKILQGQILVEEGQLISREIYKQLEFVGLIDTENSVQPFLGLGLIVTLLMALIIYYFLEGIPKNRNRNTYLLIYGLIFTLTVLFMKMISLFQQIEYSEIGYIVPVAMGPLLVKLLINERLAIVSSIIFAICGSIIFNEGITGSLNFAIGLYYLFAGLAGVLFLSQHNRRSKILQAGLFISLINFAILSAILLMKNSHYSSMEVGSYIVMAIVSGIVAAVLTIGLLPFFEAGFGILSTMRLIELSNPNHPLLRKILTEAPGTYHHSVMVANLAEAACEAIGANGLLARVASYYHDIGKTRRPHFFIENQLNIDNPHDKIAPHLSKSIIIAHATDGAEYLRNNKMPKEFVDIALEHHGTTLLKYFYHQAKQREEEVHEEDFRYPGPKAQTKESAIIGIADSVEAAVRSLSNPTSEKIESLARSIITDRLQDGQLNECDLTLKELDIVLHSFCETLKGIFHSRIEYPEATNQKVKEA; translated from the coding sequence ATGAGTAGTAAATATTTTAGCCATATCCATCGTATAATTGATATACTTAAAAGATTTCGTTTCCTCCATATCGTCATATACTCTATACTCGCAACTGTCATGTACATTGCCATGTTTAGTAATGTTAAGCCTGAACAGCTAAATTTAGATCTATTTACTGTTTCTGAAAATACAATACGTTCGCCTATTACAATTGAAGACAAAGTAAGCACTGAAAAAAAGCAGAAAAAGGCAGCAGACGAAGTTGAAGATGTCTATACTCTGAAAAGAGAATATGCTCAAAATAGAATTGATTTAGTAAGATCGATTTTTTCATCTGTTGATGAAGTAAATGAGGAAATCATAGAAGAATATGAGCTGAAAAACAGTGAATTAGAAAAAGCTCAAGTTGGAGAAGACGGTGGGCAAAATGAGGTTAAACCATTAGTCCCTACCACTTCAGAAAAACTAATTAGATTGAAATCAATACTGTCCTCAGATCTCTCTAAGGACTTATCAGATGAATTATTAATTACACTTTTAAATGCAAAACCAGAACATCTCGTTCGTGCAAAGGATGCTACAGTAACAGCTGTTAATAATATTATGAATAAATCAATTCCAGCAAGTGGAGTTGAAAAGGCGAAAAACAGTGTTGAAGCAGAATTACAATATACTAGTTTAGATAGCTCCTTAAAGAATTCGATGGTGGAGTTGGCAAAGTATGCTGTCATTCAAAATGTGTACTATGACCCTGTTGCCACTGAGGAGAAACGACAACAAGCAATTGATAGTGTTGAGCCAGTTAAAATACTGCAAGGACAGATACTCGTAGAAGAAGGTCAATTGATTAGTAGAGAGATTTATAAACAACTTGAATTTGTAGGTTTAATTGATACTGAGAATTCGGTTCAGCCGTTTTTAGGTTTAGGACTAATTGTCACGCTTCTAATGGCACTTATTATCTATTACTTTTTAGAAGGAATACCTAAAAATAGAAATCGTAATACTTATTTATTAATATACGGATTAATCTTTACTCTAACAGTACTATTCATGAAGATGATTAGTTTGTTTCAGCAAATCGAATATTCCGAAATAGGATATATTGTTCCGGTTGCAATGGGGCCATTGCTCGTAAAATTATTAATTAATGAGAGACTTGCTATTGTAAGTAGCATTATTTTTGCAATTTGTGGAAGTATTATCTTTAATGAGGGTATTACTGGTTCTTTAAATTTTGCAATTGGCTTATACTACTTATTTGCAGGACTTGCAGGCGTATTATTCTTGAGTCAGCATAATCGTAGATCAAAAATATTACAAGCTGGTCTATTTATATCTCTTATTAACTTTGCTATATTGTCTGCAATACTTTTAATGAAAAACAGCCATTATTCAAGTATGGAAGTAGGCTCGTATATTGTAATGGCAATTGTTTCTGGTATTGTTGCTGCAGTTTTAACAATTGGATTACTGCCATTTTTTGAGGCTGGTTTTGGGATTCTTTCAACGATGAGATTAATTGAATTATCCAATCCGAACCATCCATTGTTAAGAAAAATATTAACTGAAGCTCCAGGTACCTATCACCATAGTGTTATGGTTGCAAATTTAGCTGAAGCAGCTTGTGAAGCAATTGGGGCAAATGGTTTACTGGCAAGGGTAGCTTCTTACTATCATGATATTGGCAAAACTAGGAGACCTCATTTTTTCATTGAGAACCAGTTAAACATTGATAACCCACATGATAAAATTGCACCACATTTAAGTAAAAGTATCATTATAGCTCATGCCACGGATGGTGCAGAGTATCTTAGGAATAATAAAATGCCAAAGGAATTTGTGGATATAGCATTGGAGCATCATGGTACTACGTTATTAAAGTATTTTTATCATCAGGCAAAGCAAAGAGAAGAAGAAGTTCATGAGGAGGATTTTAGATATCCTGGACCTAAGGCTCAAACGAAAGAATCAGCCATTATTGGAATTGCTGACAGTGTAGAAGCTGCTGTTCGTTCTTTATCAAATCCAACTTCAGAAAAAATTGAATCATTAGCCAGAAGCATTATTACAGATAGACTTCAAGATGGCCAACTAAATGAATGTGATTTAACACTAAAGGAATTAGATATAGTATTACATTCCTTCTGTGAAACCCTAAAAGGAATTTTTCACTCAAGAATAGAATACCCAGAAGCTACGAATCAGAAGGTGAAGGAAGCATGA
- the yqfD gene encoding sporulation protein YqfD has protein sequence MKNQWINFFSGSVKIKVTGKGIERFLNDCVRNGIPIWDVKKPYTDSCICHINLRDISKIRPLVRKSECKLHFIGKKGLPFLIRRTLLNSGFLIGAVLFITIITFLSNMIWGIQIEGAKPETEHLLRKELTEIGVQKGKLQFMVADVETIQRQLSDNIDAITWVGVELKGTTYHFQVVEKNQPEKPEFISPRHLTAKKKAVITDMFVEEGMPLVTVNDHVTEGQVLVSGIIGKEGQTKIVPARAKIFGETWYKSEVMVELTTKFYVFTGNYKTKHYLKFWDWSLPIWGFGKNEFKSFETETHEKSIRFIKWNLPIAYSKITSRENEEVERTYTVEQAKEVAKQYAKSKLEEELDEDAKIKGEKVLHQSHENGKVRLSIHYQVIENIVTSIPLVQGD, from the coding sequence ATGAAGAATCAATGGATAAACTTTTTTTCTGGAAGTGTGAAAATTAAAGTGACAGGTAAAGGAATCGAGCGTTTTTTAAATGATTGTGTAAGAAATGGAATCCCAATATGGGATGTGAAGAAACCATATACTGACTCGTGTATTTGTCATATAAATCTAAGGGACATTTCAAAAATTCGTCCCTTAGTAAGAAAAAGTGAATGTAAGCTTCATTTTATTGGCAAGAAAGGCTTGCCATTTTTAATTAGGAGAACATTACTAAACAGTGGTTTCTTAATCGGTGCTGTATTATTTATTACGATCATTACCTTTCTGTCTAATATGATCTGGGGGATACAGATCGAAGGGGCCAAACCAGAAACTGAACATCTCTTACGTAAAGAATTAACAGAAATTGGAGTTCAGAAAGGGAAATTGCAATTCATGGTAGCTGATGTGGAGACAATTCAACGACAACTATCAGATAACATTGATGCGATTACCTGGGTTGGTGTGGAATTAAAAGGGACGACCTATCACTTTCAGGTAGTTGAGAAGAATCAACCTGAGAAGCCTGAATTTATCAGCCCGCGCCACCTAACTGCTAAGAAGAAGGCTGTTATTACAGATATGTTTGTCGAGGAAGGGATGCCTTTAGTTACCGTGAATGACCATGTAACAGAAGGACAGGTTTTGGTATCGGGAATTATTGGAAAAGAAGGTCAAACGAAGATTGTACCTGCTCGTGCAAAAATTTTTGGGGAAACATGGTACAAGTCTGAGGTAATGGTAGAACTTACAACGAAATTTTATGTGTTTACTGGTAATTATAAAACTAAACATTATTTAAAGTTTTGGGACTGGTCTTTACCAATTTGGGGTTTCGGTAAAAATGAATTTAAAAGTTTTGAAACGGAAACGCATGAGAAATCAATACGTTTTATCAAATGGAACTTACCTATTGCTTATAGTAAAATTACAAGTAGAGAAAACGAGGAAGTCGAAAGAACGTATACTGTAGAACAAGCAAAAGAAGTGGCAAAACAGTATGCTAAAAGTAAATTAGAGGAAGAATTAGACGAGGATGCAAAAATAAAAGGTGAAAAAGTTTTGCACCAATCACATGAGAATGGTAAAGTAAGGTTATCAATACATTATCAGGTAATCGAAAATATTGTCACTTCAATACCATTAGTTCAAGGAGACTAA
- the yqfC gene encoding sporulation protein YqfC, with product MSKKWQNRMRNWITSKMELPQDVMMDLPRITMIGQIHIYIENHRGLLTFSDKELRLLLKQGQLLIKGQSFVIKTILPEEILLEGKIDEVLYIDN from the coding sequence ATGAGCAAAAAGTGGCAAAACCGCATGAGAAATTGGATTACATCAAAGATGGAACTACCCCAAGATGTAATGATGGATCTTCCGAGAATTACGATGATTGGTCAAATACATATTTATATTGAAAATCATAGAGGACTTTTAACTTTTTCTGATAAAGAATTACGATTACTACTTAAGCAAGGACAATTATTAATTAAAGGACAATCTTTTGTAATTAAGACGATTCTTCCGGAAGAAATATTACTGGAAGGAAAGATTGACGAGGTTCTCTATATAGACAATTAG
- a CDS encoding nodulation protein NfeD, producing the protein MKKFRLLLYVSLVALAIVLSINPAITKSSPDGIVYVIPVEATVEKGLSAFINRSITEAEEANADLIVLDIYTPGGVVAAAGDIAKRIVGTEIPIVAFVNNQALSAGAFIALNADEIYMTPDAEMGSAGIITQDGNAADKKSQSAWYANMKSAAEQNGRDPLYALAMADPDIDLPEYGAGKGEFLTLTASQALEVKYSEGTFASLNELLNHLGYKDALVERVEITFAEKLARFITDPIVVPILLSIGSLGLVLELYSPGFGIPGIMGASALLLFFYGHLVAGLAGFESIILFIIGIVLILLEFVVPGGIIGLIGFGAILTSLFIATDDVTHMAISLLIAIGVTTLTSIILFKVFGKKMNIFKKIILNDSTNTESGYVSNLNRRELIGLEGVALTSLRPSGTAIINNERLDVVTEGAYILQGKKVVVVKTEGHRIVVREQEITNE; encoded by the coding sequence ATGAAGAAATTTCGGTTACTGCTTTACGTAAGCTTAGTTGCATTAGCGATTGTCTTATCAATAAACCCAGCAATTACTAAAAGTAGCCCTGACGGTATAGTATACGTTATACCAGTTGAAGCTACAGTTGAAAAAGGATTATCTGCATTTATTAATCGTTCAATAACAGAAGCTGAAGAAGCCAACGCTGACCTTATTGTTTTAGACATTTATACTCCTGGTGGTGTAGTAGCTGCTGCAGGAGACATAGCTAAAAGGATTGTAGGTACAGAAATTCCTATAGTCGCTTTTGTAAACAATCAGGCTTTATCTGCCGGAGCATTTATTGCCCTCAACGCTGATGAAATTTATATGACCCCAGATGCAGAAATGGGCTCCGCGGGAATCATTACTCAAGACGGTAATGCTGCGGATAAAAAATCACAATCTGCATGGTACGCTAATATGAAATCAGCAGCTGAACAAAATGGGAGAGATCCTCTTTATGCTCTAGCAATGGCTGATCCTGATATTGATCTCCCAGAGTATGGAGCCGGAAAGGGTGAATTTCTTACCTTAACAGCATCTCAAGCCCTAGAAGTAAAGTATTCAGAGGGTACTTTTGCGTCCCTAAACGAATTACTAAACCACCTAGGTTATAAAGATGCCTTGGTCGAAAGAGTAGAAATTACTTTTGCAGAAAAGCTTGCTAGGTTCATTACTGATCCAATAGTGGTCCCAATCTTACTTTCCATAGGAAGCTTAGGCCTTGTCCTTGAGCTGTATTCACCAGGATTTGGTATTCCAGGAATAATGGGAGCTTCTGCACTATTATTATTCTTTTACGGACATCTTGTAGCTGGCTTAGCAGGATTTGAGTCAATTATCCTCTTCATAATAGGTATTGTGCTAATACTCTTAGAGTTTGTTGTTCCGGGAGGAATCATAGGCCTAATAGGTTTTGGAGCAATTCTCACAAGTTTGTTCATTGCAACAGACGATGTTACACACATGGCAATATCATTATTAATCGCGATTGGGGTAACGACATTGACTTCTATCATTCTATTTAAGGTGTTTGGTAAAAAAATGAATATTTTTAAAAAGATTATTTTAAATGATTCAACTAATACTGAAAGTGGTTATGTCTCTAATTTGAACCGAAGAGAATTAATCGGTTTAGAAGGAGTTGCATTAACTTCGCTAAGACCTTCAGGAACTGCTATCATAAATAATGAAAGACTTGATGTAGTGACAGAGGGTGCCTATATTCTACAAGGCAAAAAAGTAGTTGTTGTAAAAACAGAAGGACATCGCATTGTTGTCCGGGAACAAGAAATAACAAATGAATAA
- a CDS encoding PhoH family protein, whose product MSEDLITINQLENPNEAIALFGTNDVNLKRIEEELEVTIVTRGEAVSVSGDSDKTKLVEEILNCLLAVIRKGISITERDVLYAIQMAQAGKLDYFQELYQEEITKNVKGKSIRVKTLGQRQYVGAIKKNDLVFGIGPAGTGKTYLAVVMAVAALKNSNVKKIILTRPAVEAGESLGFLPGDLKEKVDPYLRPLYDALHDVLGQEHTLRLLERGTIEIAPLAYMRGRTLDDSFVILDEAQNTTSAQMKMFLTRLGFGSKMVITGDISQVDLPKGVKSGLTIAKDVLKGVNGSSFIFLEQTDVVRHPLVAKIIDAYDKAEN is encoded by the coding sequence ATGTCAGAAGACTTAATCACAATAAATCAATTAGAGAACCCAAATGAAGCAATTGCTCTTTTCGGAACAAATGATGTAAACTTGAAGCGTATCGAGGAAGAGCTAGAGGTAACAATTGTAACACGAGGTGAGGCTGTTAGTGTCTCAGGAGACTCTGACAAAACAAAGCTTGTAGAAGAGATTCTTAATTGCTTATTAGCGGTTATTCGTAAAGGCATTTCAATCACAGAGCGTGATGTCTTATATGCGATACAAATGGCGCAGGCTGGAAAACTAGATTATTTCCAAGAACTTTACCAAGAGGAAATTACAAAGAATGTTAAAGGTAAATCAATTCGTGTAAAAACCTTAGGGCAAAGACAATATGTTGGGGCTATTAAAAAGAATGATCTTGTATTTGGAATTGGTCCTGCAGGTACAGGGAAAACATATTTAGCAGTAGTCATGGCTGTCGCAGCATTAAAAAACAGCAACGTAAAAAAAATTATTCTAACTCGTCCAGCTGTCGAAGCCGGAGAGAGTCTTGGTTTCCTTCCAGGGGACTTAAAAGAAAAAGTAGATCCTTACCTACGTCCTTTATATGATGCTTTACATGATGTTTTAGGACAAGAGCATACACTTCGTCTTCTCGAAAGAGGAACAATCGAGATTGCTCCCCTTGCCTATATGAGAGGTAGGACACTCGATGATTCATTTGTTATCTTAGATGAAGCGCAAAATACAACTTCAGCTCAAATGAAAATGTTTTTAACACGACTAGGTTTTGGCTCTAAAATGGTCATCACAGGTGATATTTCTCAGGTTGATCTTCCTAAAGGAGTAAAATCTGGGCTAACAATTGCTAAAGATGTTCTAAAAGGTGTAAATGGTTCTTCGTTTATCTTTTTAGAACAAACGGATGTTGTTCGTCATCCATTAGTTGCAAAAATTATTGATGCATATGATAAAGCAGAGAATTGA
- the floA gene encoding flotillin-like protein FloA (flotillin-like protein involved in membrane lipid rafts), whose amino-acid sequence MEPGSLLVLLAVGVGIIFLAILFTFVPVMLWISALAAGVRVGIFTLIGMRLRRVIPSRVINPLIKAVKAGLDVNTNQLESHYLAGGNVDRVINSLIAAQRANIELTFERSAAIDLAGRDVLEAVQMSVNPKVIETPFIAGVAMDGIEVKAKARITVRANIERLVGGAGEETIIARVGEGIVSTIGSQHDHKKVLENPDMISQTVLSKGLDAGTAFEILSIDIADIDIGKNIGAALQIDQAEADKNIAQAKAEERRAMAVAHEQEMRARVEEMRAKVVEAEATVPLAMAEALRNGKLGVMDYMNIQNISADTDMRDSIGKLSDEDEPKK is encoded by the coding sequence ATGGAACCAGGTTCTCTTTTAGTATTACTCGCAGTAGGTGTTGGAATTATCTTCTTAGCAATCCTTTTTACATTCGTTCCAGTTATGCTCTGGATCTCTGCATTAGCAGCAGGTGTTAGAGTCGGTATTTTCACTTTAATTGGAATGAGATTACGACGTGTTATTCCAAGTCGTGTTATTAATCCCCTAATCAAGGCGGTAAAAGCAGGACTTGATGTTAATACAAATCAGTTAGAGAGTCACTATCTAGCTGGAGGTAACGTAGACAGAGTTATCAATTCACTAATTGCGGCTCAACGTGCAAATATCGAGTTAACCTTCGAGCGCTCTGCTGCTATCGATTTAGCAGGTCGTGACGTTTTAGAAGCTGTTCAAATGAGTGTTAACCCAAAAGTTATTGAAACACCTTTTATTGCTGGTGTAGCGATGGACGGGATTGAAGTTAAAGCAAAAGCTAGAATTACAGTACGTGCTAACATTGAACGCTTAGTCGGTGGTGCTGGTGAAGAAACAATTATTGCTCGTGTAGGTGAAGGGATTGTTAGTACAATCGGTTCACAACATGATCACAAAAAAGTTCTTGAAAACCCAGATATGATATCTCAAACAGTACTTTCAAAAGGCCTAGATGCAGGTACTGCATTTGAAATTCTCTCGATTGATATCGCGGATATTGATATCGGTAAAAACATTGGTGCTGCACTACAAATTGATCAAGCTGAAGCTGACAAAAATATTGCACAAGCTAAGGCTGAGGAACGTAGAGCAATGGCAGTTGCACATGAACAAGAAATGCGTGCTCGTGTTGAGGAAATGCGTGCGAAGGTTGTTGAGGCAGAGGCTACTGTTCCATTAGCGATGGCTGAAGCCTTAAGAAATGGTAAGCTAGGTGTAATGGATTATATGAATATCCAAAATATTTCAGCTGATACAGATATGAGAGACTCAATCGGTAAACTTTCAGATGAGGACGAACCTAAAAAATAA